Proteins co-encoded in one Synechococcus elongatus PCC 6301 genomic window:
- a CDS encoding glycosyltransferase encodes MPLNSPLDATVTPSPVALSSAPEIDYYQYTAGRRRKAAVVLVAVWGLTAALHLSLWGAPIVWAIALGLGIHFLRLMGAHRHAEVVALPSDRQDWPQVSLLVAAKNEAEVIERLVHNLCSLDYPSDRLEVWVIDDASTDATPDRLAELQSHYPQLRVHQRQAGAPGGKSGALNEVWPQTQGEFIAVFDADAQAPVDLLQQVLPRFQQPQLGAVQVRKAIANSGTNFWTRGQTVEMMLDAYLQQQRVAIGGIGELRGNGQFIRRAALERCGGFNEETITDDLDLAFRLHLDHWWIDCCIHPAVQEEGVVRSLALWHQRRRWAEGGYQRYLDYWPWLVRNRLGPQRSVDLAIFWLTQYILPTAAIPDLALALILKRSPLYGPLAGLTVGLTLISLLRGIRQARSHEARNPLPIGQSLLGVIYMLHWIPVMAYTTMRMAFWPKQLRWVKTVHVGETHSAPVA; translated from the coding sequence ATGCCTCTCAATTCACCCTTGGATGCGACTGTCACCCCTTCTCCTGTGGCGTTGTCATCTGCTCCCGAGATTGACTACTACCAATACACTGCTGGTCGCCGCCGCAAGGCTGCCGTAGTCTTGGTTGCCGTATGGGGGCTTACTGCTGCCCTGCATCTCAGCCTGTGGGGTGCCCCGATCGTTTGGGCGATCGCCCTGGGGTTGGGCATCCATTTCCTGCGGCTGATGGGTGCCCACCGTCATGCTGAAGTTGTGGCGTTACCCAGCGATCGCCAAGACTGGCCCCAGGTTTCTCTGCTTGTTGCTGCCAAAAACGAGGCCGAAGTCATTGAGCGCTTGGTTCACAACCTTTGTTCCTTGGACTATCCCAGCGATCGCCTCGAGGTTTGGGTGATCGACGATGCCAGCACCGACGCCACGCCCGATCGCTTAGCAGAGCTCCAAAGCCACTATCCCCAACTGCGGGTGCACCAGCGACAGGCGGGCGCTCCCGGTGGTAAATCAGGCGCTCTCAATGAAGTTTGGCCCCAGACCCAGGGTGAGTTCATTGCCGTCTTTGACGCCGATGCCCAAGCTCCAGTAGATCTGCTCCAGCAGGTGCTGCCGCGCTTCCAGCAACCTCAACTAGGAGCCGTGCAGGTCCGCAAAGCGATCGCCAATAGTGGCACCAACTTCTGGACTCGCGGCCAAACCGTCGAAATGATGCTCGATGCTTACCTGCAACAACAGCGGGTCGCGATTGGGGGGATTGGTGAACTGCGCGGAAACGGGCAATTTATCCGGCGAGCCGCCCTCGAGCGCTGCGGCGGCTTCAACGAAGAGACGATTACCGACGATCTTGATTTGGCCTTCCGGCTGCATCTTGATCACTGGTGGATTGACTGTTGCATCCATCCCGCCGTGCAAGAAGAAGGGGTGGTTCGCAGTCTGGCGCTCTGGCATCAGCGGCGTCGCTGGGCCGAAGGGGGCTACCAACGCTACCTCGACTATTGGCCTTGGTTGGTCCGCAACCGTTTAGGACCGCAGCGGAGCGTCGACTTAGCGATTTTCTGGTTGACCCAATACATCCTGCCGACCGCTGCTATTCCTGACTTGGCCTTGGCGCTGATCCTGAAGCGATCGCCCCTCTATGGTCCTTTGGCAGGTCTGACCGTGGGCTTGACGCTGATCAGTCTGTTGCGTGGCATCCGGCAAGCGCGATCGCATGAGGCTCGCAATCCCCTGCCAATCGGACAAAGCCTGTTGGGTGTGATCTACATGCTGCACTGGATTCCAGTGATGGCCTATACCACCATGCGCATGGCCTTCTGGCCTAAACAACTGCGCTGGGTGAAGACGGTTCACGTTGGCGAAACCCACTCGGCCCCAGTTGCCTAG
- the glgB gene encoding 1,4-alpha-glucan branching protein GlgB, with protein sequence MTGTTPLPSSSLSVEQVNRIASNQEQNPFDILGPHPYEHEGQAGWVIRAYLPEAQEAAVICPALRREFAMHPVHHPHFFETWVPEETLEIYQLRITEGERERIIYDPYAFRSPLLTDYDIHLFAEGNHHRIYEKLGAHPCELENVAGVNFAVWAPSARNVSILGDFNSWDGRKHQMARRSNGIWELFIPELTVGAAYKYEIKNYDGHIYEKSDPYGFQQEVRPKTASIVADLDRYTWGDADWLERRRHQEPLRQPISVYEVHLGSWMHASSDAIATDAQGKPLPPVPVADLKPGARFLTYRELADRLIPYVLDLGYSHIELLPIAEHPFDGSWGYQVTGYYAATSRYGSPEDFMYFVDRCHQNGIGVILDWVPGHFPKDGHGLAFFDGTHLYEHADSRQGEHREWGTLVFNYGRHEVRNFLAANALFWFDKYHIDGIRVDAVASMLYLDYNRKEGEWIPNEYGGRENIEAADFLRQVNHLIFSYFPGALSIAEESTSWPMVSWPTYVGGLGFNLKWNMGWMHDMLDYFSMDPWFRQFHQNNVTFSIWYAFSENFMLALSHDEVVHGKSNLIGKMPGDEWQKFANLRCLLGYMFTHPGKKTLFMGMEFGQWAEWNVWGDLEWHLLQYEPHQGLKQFVKDLNHLYRNAPALYSEDCNQAGFEWIDCSDNRHSIVSFIRRAHESDRFLVVVCNFTPQPHAHYRIGVPVAGFYREIFNSDARSYGGSNMGNLGGKWTDEWSCHNRPYSLDLCLPPLTTLVLELASGPESLSEAANSPL encoded by the coding sequence ATGACTGGTACGACCCCGCTCCCCTCCAGCAGCCTATCCGTCGAGCAGGTCAATCGCATTGCCAGTAATCAAGAGCAAAATCCTTTCGATATTCTGGGCCCTCATCCCTACGAGCACGAAGGTCAAGCCGGGTGGGTGATTCGCGCCTATCTACCCGAGGCGCAAGAAGCTGCTGTGATCTGTCCAGCCTTGCGCCGCGAATTTGCGATGCACCCGGTGCATCATCCCCATTTTTTTGAGACTTGGGTCCCAGAAGAGACTCTGGAGATCTATCAACTGCGCATTACAGAGGGAGAACGCGAGCGGATTATCTACGATCCCTATGCCTTCCGATCGCCCTTGCTGACGGACTATGACATCCACCTGTTTGCAGAGGGTAATCACCACCGCATCTACGAAAAACTGGGGGCTCACCCCTGCGAGCTTGAAAACGTGGCTGGCGTTAACTTCGCCGTTTGGGCTCCCAGTGCCCGTAATGTCTCCATTCTGGGTGATTTCAATAGCTGGGATGGCCGCAAGCATCAGATGGCGCGGCGCAGCAATGGCATCTGGGAACTGTTCATTCCCGAACTCACGGTAGGTGCTGCCTACAAGTACGAGATCAAAAACTACGACGGTCACATCTACGAAAAAAGTGACCCCTATGGTTTCCAGCAGGAAGTTCGTCCCAAGACTGCATCAATTGTTGCCGATCTCGATCGCTACACCTGGGGGGATGCGGATTGGCTGGAACGCCGCCGGCATCAAGAGCCCTTGCGGCAGCCGATCTCGGTCTATGAAGTGCACCTTGGCTCGTGGATGCATGCCAGTTCAGATGCGATCGCGACGGACGCTCAAGGCAAGCCACTACCACCGGTCCCCGTTGCCGATCTCAAGCCAGGGGCCCGCTTCCTCACCTATCGGGAATTGGCCGATCGCCTGATTCCCTACGTGCTCGATCTGGGCTATAGCCACATCGAGCTGCTGCCGATCGCGGAACATCCCTTCGATGGTTCTTGGGGCTATCAGGTCACCGGCTACTATGCCGCCACCAGTCGCTACGGCAGCCCCGAAGACTTCATGTACTTCGTCGATCGCTGCCATCAAAACGGGATCGGCGTCATTCTCGACTGGGTGCCCGGCCACTTCCCCAAAGACGGCCATGGCCTCGCCTTCTTCGATGGCACCCACCTCTATGAGCACGCCGACTCACGCCAAGGCGAGCACCGCGAATGGGGCACCCTGGTCTTCAACTACGGTCGCCACGAAGTGCGCAACTTCCTTGCAGCCAATGCCCTGTTTTGGTTCGACAAGTACCACATCGATGGCATTCGGGTCGATGCCGTCGCCTCGATGCTCTACCTCGACTACAACCGCAAGGAAGGTGAGTGGATCCCCAATGAGTACGGTGGGCGCGAAAACATTGAAGCGGCGGACTTCCTGCGCCAGGTCAACCACCTGATCTTCAGTTACTTCCCCGGTGCACTGTCGATCGCAGAAGAATCGACGTCCTGGCCAATGGTCTCTTGGCCCACCTATGTCGGCGGCTTGGGCTTCAACCTCAAGTGGAATATGGGCTGGATGCACGACATGCTGGACTACTTCAGCATGGATCCTTGGTTCCGCCAGTTCCACCAAAACAACGTCACCTTCAGCATTTGGTACGCCTTCAGTGAGAACTTCATGCTGGCGCTCAGCCACGACGAAGTCGTCCATGGCAAAAGCAATCTGATTGGCAAAATGCCCGGCGATGAATGGCAGAAGTTCGCCAACCTCCGGTGCCTGTTGGGCTACATGTTCACCCACCCTGGTAAGAAGACCCTATTCATGGGCATGGAGTTCGGTCAGTGGGCGGAGTGGAATGTCTGGGGCGATCTGGAGTGGCACCTGCTCCAGTACGAACCCCATCAGGGTCTGAAACAATTCGTTAAAGACCTCAATCACCTCTATCGCAATGCGCCCGCACTCTACAGCGAGGACTGCAATCAAGCCGGTTTTGAGTGGATTGACTGTAGCGACAATCGTCACAGCATCGTCTCGTTTATTCGCCGCGCCCACGAGAGCGATCGCTTCTTGGTGGTGGTCTGTAATTTCACACCCCAGCCCCATGCCCACTACCGAATTGGGGTACCGGTTGCCGGTTTCTACCGCGAGATCTTTAACAGTGATGCCCGCTCCTACGGCGGCAGCAACATGGGTAATCTGGGTGGCAAATGGACTGATGAATGGTCTTGCCACAATCGGCCCTATTCCCTTGATCTCTGTCTGCCACCGCTGACGACCCTCGTGCTTGAACTGGCCTCTGGCCCAGAATCCCTGAGTGAGGCTGCCAACAGTCCCCTATAA
- the hemE gene encoding uroporphyrinogen decarboxylase, producing MVASSSLPRLLRAARGEVLDRPPVWMMRQAGRYMKVYRDLRDKYPGFRERSETPELAIEISLQPFRAFKPDGVILFSDILTPLPGMGIPFDIIESKGPILEPPIRTAEQVAAVHDLDPEEATPFIRPILETLRQEVGNEAAVLGFAGAPWTLAAYAIEGKSSKTYANIKHLAFSEPTILHELLGKLADNIAIYLCHQIDCGAQVVQLFDSWAGQLSPIDYDTFALPYQQRVFQQVKAKHPEVPLILYISGSAGVLERMGQSGCDIVSVDWTVDLLDARRRLGPDIGLQGNIDPGVLFGSQDFIRDRILDTVRKAGNQRHILNLGHGILPGTPEDNARHFFETAKNLDQLLAASH from the coding sequence ATGGTCGCGTCGTCTTCGCTCCCCCGACTTTTGCGCGCTGCCCGTGGCGAGGTTCTCGATCGCCCACCCGTGTGGATGATGCGCCAAGCTGGTCGCTACATGAAGGTCTATCGCGATCTGCGGGACAAGTACCCTGGCTTCCGTGAGCGTTCGGAAACGCCGGAACTGGCGATCGAAATTTCGCTGCAACCGTTCCGCGCTTTCAAGCCCGACGGCGTCATCCTGTTCTCGGATATCCTGACGCCCTTGCCGGGCATGGGCATTCCCTTCGACATCATTGAGAGCAAAGGCCCGATTCTGGAGCCGCCGATCCGCACGGCTGAACAAGTGGCAGCAGTGCATGATCTCGATCCGGAAGAAGCCACGCCTTTCATTCGTCCAATTTTGGAAACCCTTCGTCAGGAAGTCGGCAACGAAGCCGCCGTGCTAGGGTTTGCCGGTGCGCCATGGACTCTCGCGGCCTATGCGATCGAAGGTAAAAGCTCGAAAACCTACGCCAACATCAAGCACCTTGCCTTTTCGGAACCGACGATCCTGCATGAGTTGTTGGGCAAGCTAGCCGACAACATTGCCATCTACCTCTGCCACCAAATTGACTGTGGTGCGCAGGTTGTTCAGCTGTTCGATTCTTGGGCCGGTCAGCTGAGCCCGATCGATTACGACACCTTCGCTCTGCCTTATCAGCAGCGTGTCTTCCAGCAAGTGAAGGCAAAACACCCTGAAGTGCCCTTAATTCTCTACATCAGCGGTAGTGCTGGCGTACTGGAGCGGATGGGCCAGTCGGGCTGCGATATCGTCAGCGTCGATTGGACGGTTGATTTGCTCGATGCTCGCCGCCGCTTGGGTCCGGATATCGGCCTGCAAGGCAACATCGATCCGGGTGTGCTGTTTGGCTCTCAAGATTTCATCCGCGATCGCATTTTGGACACGGTGCGTAAAGCTGGCAATCAGCGGCACATTCTCAACTTGGGCCACGGCATCCTGCCCGGGACTCCTGAGGATAATGCCCGTCACTTCTTTGAGACGGCCAAAAACCTCGATCAACTCTTGGCAGCGAGTCACTAA